In Candidatus Binataceae bacterium, the genomic stretch GGTGCCGCCGAAAATCCTCACCATCTCTTCGGCGAAGATTGCGGGGTCGGTGTAGAGCGAGCGATGCACCCGCCCTTCCTGCACCAGGTGATCCCATCGCGAGACCGCGTCGTGCATAGGTCACAGGCGATAACGCGAAGCATCCGGCTGCGTCAACAGGGCGGATATCGCTCTGGATAACCCGCGGCCGCTTGCGCGGCGGCCCCGCGATGCCCGCGCCGGCCAGGCCGGCGGTCTCGAAGGCGCGGACGCAAGAGACCCCGGGACGCGGATGCACTTTCGCTGCGGTTGGAGCAAAATGTAACTCTTGTCAGAGGGGCATCGGCGGAGGCGGCGGCGAAGCCCAAACCATCGTGCAACAACAGGAACGGTCCGATGACAGCGATTCAGGACACTGACCCGGAAGAAACCCGCGAATGGCTGGATTCGCTGGAGGCCGTGATCGACGCTGAAGGCGTCGATCGCGCGCATTATCTGCTCGAACAGCTCATCACGGCGGCGCGCCTGCGCGGCACCTACCTGCCCTACAACGCCAACACACCATACTTGAACACCATCCCGCCCGAGCGCCAGCCGCACTATCCCGGCGACCGCGAAATCGAGCGGCGCATCAGCTCGACGATCCGCTGGAACGCGCTCGCGATGGTGGTGCGCGCCAACAAGGAGGGCTCCGAGCTCGGCGGCCACATCGCGAGCTTCCAATCCGCGGCTACGCTCTATGACATCGGCTTCGGTCATTTCTGGCGCGCGCCGACCGAAAATCACGGCGGCGACATCGTCTACGTCCAGGGCCATTCGTCCCCGGGAATCTACGCGCGCGCGTTCGTCGAAGGCCATCTCACCGAAGAGCAGGTGCTCAACTTCCGGCGCGAGGTCGACGGCCGCGGGCTTTCGTCCTACCCGCATCCGTGGCTGATGCCTGAGTTCTGGCAGTTTCCGACGGTGTCGATGGGTCTCGGGCCGATCACGGCGATCTACCAGGCGCGCTTCATGAAGTATCTCGAGGGGCGCGGCCTCGGCCAGATGGGCGATCGCAAGGTCTGGGCCTTCATGGGCGATGGCGAGATGGACGAGCCCGAATCGCTCGGCGCAATTTCGCTCGCCGCGCGCGAAAAGCTCGACAACCTGATCTTCGTCGTCAACTGCAACCTGCAGCGGCTCGACGGCCCGGTGCGCGGCAATGGCAAGATCATCCAGGAGCTCGAGGCCGACTTCCGCGGCGCCGGATGGAACGTGATCAAAGTCATCTGGGGCAGCAACTGGGACGCTCTGCTCGCGCGCGACAAGCTCGGACTTTTGCGCAAGCGCATGGAGGAATGCGTCGACGGCGAATACCAGGCCTTCAAGTCGCGCGACGGCGCTTACGTGCGCAAGGAGTTCTTTGCCAAGTATCCCGAGTTGCTCGAGATGGTTTCCGGCATGACCGACGACGAAGTCTGGCAACTGCGCCGCGGCGGCCACGACCCGCTCAAGGTTTACGCCGCGTACGCCGCCGCGGTTAACCATCGCGACCAGCCCACCGTCATCCTCGCCAAGACCATCAAGGGTTACGGGATGGGCGCCGCGGGCGAGGGGATGAACATCACCCATCAGCAGAAGAAGATGGGACTCGAGGAGCTCAAGGCCTTTCGCGATCGCTTCAAGATCCCGGTGGCTGACGATCAGATCGCCGAGGTGCCGCTGCATCGGCTGGACGAAAACGGCGTCGAATTCCAGTATCTGCGCGAGCGCCGCAAGACGCTGGGCGGCAGCCTGCCGCAGCGCCGGCGCAAGTCGGCGCCGCTACCGGTTCCGCCGCTTTCCGCGTTCGAATCGCAGCTCGCGAGCACCGGCGACCGCGAAGTCTCGACCACGATGTCCTTCGTGCGGATTCTCTCCGCGCTGCTGCGCGACAAGAACATCGGCAACCGCGTGGTGCCGATCGTTCCCGACGAATCGCGCACCTTCGGCATGGAGGGGATGTTCCGTCAGCTCGGAATTTTTTCGCAGGTCGGCCAGCTCTACAAACCCGAGGACGCCGGCCAGTTGATGTTCTATCGCGAATACCAGCACGGCCAGATCCTGCAGGAGGGAATTACCGAGGCCGGCGCGATGTCGTCGTGGATCGCCGCCGCGACCTCATACAGCACCCACAACCTGCCGATGATCCCCTTCTTCATCTTCTATTCGATGTTCGGATTCCAGCGCGTGGGCGATCTCGCATGGGCCGCGGGCGATTCGCGATGCCGCGGCTTTCTGCTCGGCGGAACTTCCGGACGCACCACGCTCAACGGCGAAGGCCTCCAGCACGCCGACGGCCACAGCCACGTGCTGGCCTCGGTCATACCCAATTGCATCGCCTACGACCCGACCTTCGCATACGAGCTCGCGGTGATCATCCACGATGGCCTGCGGCGGATGCTGGCGGAACAGGAGGACGTCTTCTATTACATCACGCTGATGAACGAGAACTACGTTCATCCGGCGATGCCCGAGGGCGTGGAGGACGGTATCCTCAAGGGCATGTATCCGCTAATCAACAGCAGCGCCAACGGCAAGGGGCCGCGCGTCCAGCTGCTGGGCTCGGGAACCATCCTGCGCGAGGCCATCGCGGCGGCCGACCTGCTGCGCGACGACTTCGGCGTCGCCGCCGACGTCTGGAGCGTGCCGAGCTTCACCCAGCTAAGGCGCGACGGGATCGACGTCGAGCGCTGGAACATGCTGCATCCTACCGAGCCGCAGCGGCTCAGCTACGTCGAAACCTGCCTCGCCGACCATCCCGGACCGGTGGTCGCGGCGACTGACTATATCCGCACCTTTGCCGATCAGATTCGCCCGTACATTCCCCGACGCTACCGCGTCCTGGGCACCGACGGTTTCGGCCGCAGCGACTATCGTGCGCGCCTGCGCAGCTTCTTCGAGATCGATCGCTACTACATCACCGTCGCCGCGCTGCGCTCGCTCGCCGACGACGAAGAAATACCCGCTTCCCGGGTCGCCGCTGCGATCAAGAAATACGAAATCGATCCGGAAAAGCCGAATCCGGCAACGGTGTGATGCGATGGGCCCGCTGATCGATATCAAGATTCCCGACATCGGCGAATTCAAGGACGTCGAGGTCATCGAGGTGATGGTCAAGCCGGGCGATCCGGTGCGCGTCGACGACTCGCTCATCACGATCGAATCCGACAAGGCCTCGATGGAGGTGCCGTCCACCGAGGCCGGCATCGTCAAGGAAATCAGGGTCAAGGTCGGCGACAAGGTTTCCGAAGGATCGCCCATCGTCGTGATCGAGACCGCGCCGGCCCCCGATGGCAAGGCCGCGGAATCCGCCGGCAAGTCCCCCGATGGCAAGGCTGCGGAATCCGCCGGCAAGTCTGCAGCTCCCAACGGCAAAGCGGCGCCGCCAGCCGAGGCAAGTTCTGCATCGACCTCGGCGCCTGCGGCCGCGGCGGCTCCAGCACCCGCGCCACCGCCATCCGCCCCGGGCGCCGTAGCCGCGCAAGACGGCTCCTCGAGCGCTCCCGCGGCATTAACGCTGGCCGTATCGCCTGAGGGCGAATCCGGGCACAAGCCGCACGCGAGCCCGGCCGTGCGCAAATTCGCGCGCGAACTCGGAGTCGACCTGGGCAGCGTCAAAGGCACCGGATTGAAGGGCCGGATCTTTCGCGGCGACGTGCAGAACTTCGTCAAAAGCGCGCTCGCCGCGCCCCCGCGCGCGGGCGGGCTGGGCGGGGCGCTCGATCTGGCGCCATGGCCGAAGGTTGACTTCGCCAGATTCGGCGAGATCGAGACCCGCTCGCTCTCGCGCATCCGCCGCCTCTCGAAAGCCAATCTCGCGCGCAACTGGGCGATGATTCCTCACGTCACCCAGTTCGACGAGGCCGACGTGACTGACCTCGAGGCGCTCCGCCACGAACTCGGCGAGGCGCACGCCAGGGACGGCGTTCGCATCACGATGCTCGCCTTCGTGCTCAAAGCGCTGGTCCGCGCCCTGGCCGAGTATCCGGAATTCAACTCGTCGCTCGACGGCGAGAACCTCATCCTCAGGAAGTATTTCCATTTCGGCTTTGCCGCCGACACGCCAGAAGGCCTCGTGGTGCCGGTGGTCCGCGACGTCGATAAGAAAGGCGTGCTGCAGATTGCGCGCGAGACCGCTGCGCTCGCGCAGGCCGCGCGCGAGGGCAAGCTCAAGATGGCCGACATCCAGGGCGGATGCTTTACCGTGTCCAGCCTCGGAGGAATCGGCGGAACCGCGTTCACGCCGATTATCAACGCGCCCGAAGTGGCTATTCTCGGGCTATCGCGCCTGGCGACCAAGCCGGTATGGCGCGACGGCGCTTTCGTGCCGCGCCTGATGCTGCCGTTCTCGCTCTCCTACGACCATCGCGTGATCGACGGCGCGCTGGCCGCGCGCTTCGTCACCTACCTGAGCGCGATCCTCGCCGACATGCGCCGCGCTCTGCTCTAGGCCGAAGCGGCTCCGCAAGTCACCGCGCCGCTTCAGTCGCGCTCCGCGAGCCAGGCGCCGACCTCGGGCCAGAAGTGTTTCTGCGCCGCACCGCTGACTATCATCCCGATATGTCCCGCGGGGAAGGTCAGGTTGCGCTTGTCTTCGCTGCCGACGAAATCGACGAGCGGCAGGCTGGAGGCGGGAAATACCACGTCGTCAAGCTCGCCGATCGCGTTGAGCAGCGGGCAAACGATGTTCGCCAATTCGACGCGCTCGCCGCCGACGCTGAACTCGCCCTGCTTGAGCAGGTTCTTCTGAAAAATCTCCCGCGACATCTCGCGGAAAATCCGCCCGGCAAGCGGGACGTCCCCGGACATCCACTGCTCGAACAGATCGAAGAACTCCGCGTAGTCTTCCTTCTCCTTGTTGCGGTAGAGCCCGACGTACTTGTCGATCGCGTGATGGACCACGGCGGTCGCGGTAAACAGTCCTCTGATGAACCATGCGGGGCAGTTGCCGTAAACGGACGTGATCAGATCGACCGTCTGCCCGCTGAAGCGGTTCTCGAGGTTGTAGAGCGGATTACCCTGGACCGCGGTGTCGAAGGGAGTAGTCAGCGTAATCAGGTTTTTGACCTCGTCGGGATGGAGCGCCGCGTACAGCAGCGTCAGCAGCCCGCCGAAACAGTAGCCGAGCATGCTGACTTTCGGCGCACCGGTCAGATTCCTTACCGCGTGCACGGTATCGCCCAGGTCCTGGTTCACATAGGCATCGAAGCCGCGCCAGCTGTCGGCGCGCGACGGCGGAATCCATTCGACCATGTAAACGTCGAAGCCCTGGCGCGTCAGGTTCTCCATGACGCTGCGCCCCGGATAGATGTCGAGGATGAAGGGCCGCTTGATCAGCGCATAAACGAAGACGAGCGGCGTGCGATGCGCCCTGCCCTGCGCCGCGTAGCGTCTGAGCCTGACCTTCCCGCCTTCGTAAACGACCTCGTAGGGCGTCACTCCTGGCGGATCCTCGCTGAGCGGATAATGGTCGCTCAAACCGCGGCGTCTGCCGTCAAGCGCGCGCACGGCGCCGTCCAGCCAGTACATCGGAAGTTCGGTTATCAACGACATCGCGATTTCTTCCTCTTGGCGCACGCGGCGCGTCCCGGCCGTCAGGTTTAGGTGGCGGGTTAGTGGCCGAGTGGAGCCGGTTTCTTGTCAGCGGCGGCGTTTCCATTGTGGCTGCGCCGGCCGCGAGGCGCGGCGACGCGCTGCGCCGCCACGGGCGCGATCGGCTTCGGCATGTCCGGCGCGGTGACCTGGCGCACCTCGCGCCGCAGACTCTCGATTCGGTCGAACAGCGCTTGCATCTCGGTGAGCGGAGTCAGTCCGACCAGCGGCCACAGCGGCGCAAACAGCGAACCGACGAGCGAGTTGCCGACCTGCGCCGCGCGCAGGAAGACGTTGAGCACGCCCGCGGCGGCGTCGCCGACCGCCGGCGTCGCGACCACCCTCTCGATCGAGGCGTGCGCCGCGCGGACCCACGCGTCGTAAGCCTTCCAGGCCGCGGCGTTTAGCTCGTCGCGATCGGCGCCCGACGTCGCCTTGTGCAGGACTTCCTGCACCTCCGCTCCCAGCGCCTGATACAGCGAGGCGATTTCGTCGTCGCTTTGTGGCTGTCCCATGCTCATCTCCTCCTGACTCAGGCGGCGCCGGAAGCTTGTTGAGCGAGGGCTTGCGATGCTCTCCAAGACTGTCTTGAAGGCTGCGCTCCTCTGCAACGCCCGGTCGATGCTTTCGCCTTTACCGGCGGCCAGCCGGCGGCGCGGTTACGTCATCGCTGAATCGCGTTTCATCACCTGTTCGGCCGCCCGCGCCAGCCGCTCTTCCACGGGCACGGCGTTTAGCGCGGCCGCCTTTAGTTCTTCGAACGAGTCCGCGATACACGACTTCATGAATTCCACATCGGGCATCATCCGCGGCTCCGCCATCAGCCCGAAGAACAGCCTTTGGTTGTAGCTGACAATCGCAACGCCGTATCCTAGCGTGCCCGCGAGCGGAACGAGGCCGACGAAATCGCGCATCCTCCGCCCCGCGAAATA encodes the following:
- the aceE gene encoding pyruvate dehydrogenase (acetyl-transferring), homodimeric type, which produces MTAIQDTDPEETREWLDSLEAVIDAEGVDRAHYLLEQLITAARLRGTYLPYNANTPYLNTIPPERQPHYPGDREIERRISSTIRWNALAMVVRANKEGSELGGHIASFQSAATLYDIGFGHFWRAPTENHGGDIVYVQGHSSPGIYARAFVEGHLTEEQVLNFRREVDGRGLSSYPHPWLMPEFWQFPTVSMGLGPITAIYQARFMKYLEGRGLGQMGDRKVWAFMGDGEMDEPESLGAISLAAREKLDNLIFVVNCNLQRLDGPVRGNGKIIQELEADFRGAGWNVIKVIWGSNWDALLARDKLGLLRKRMEECVDGEYQAFKSRDGAYVRKEFFAKYPELLEMVSGMTDDEVWQLRRGGHDPLKVYAAYAAAVNHRDQPTVILAKTIKGYGMGAAGEGMNITHQQKKMGLEELKAFRDRFKIPVADDQIAEVPLHRLDENGVEFQYLRERRKTLGGSLPQRRRKSAPLPVPPLSAFESQLASTGDREVSTTMSFVRILSALLRDKNIGNRVVPIVPDESRTFGMEGMFRQLGIFSQVGQLYKPEDAGQLMFYREYQHGQILQEGITEAGAMSSWIAAATSYSTHNLPMIPFFIFYSMFGFQRVGDLAWAAGDSRCRGFLLGGTSGRTTLNGEGLQHADGHSHVLASVIPNCIAYDPTFAYELAVIIHDGLRRMLAEQEDVFYYITLMNENYVHPAMPEGVEDGILKGMYPLINSSANGKGPRVQLLGSGTILREAIAAADLLRDDFGVAADVWSVPSFTQLRRDGIDVERWNMLHPTEPQRLSYVETCLADHPGPVVAATDYIRTFADQIRPYIPRRYRVLGTDGFGRSDYRARLRSFFEIDRYYITVAALRSLADDEEIPASRVAAAIKKYEIDPEKPNPATV
- a CDS encoding dihydrolipoyllysine-residue acetyltransferase yields the protein MGPLIDIKIPDIGEFKDVEVIEVMVKPGDPVRVDDSLITIESDKASMEVPSTEAGIVKEIRVKVGDKVSEGSPIVVIETAPAPDGKAAESAGKSPDGKAAESAGKSAAPNGKAAPPAEASSASTSAPAAAAAPAPAPPPSAPGAVAAQDGSSSAPAALTLAVSPEGESGHKPHASPAVRKFARELGVDLGSVKGTGLKGRIFRGDVQNFVKSALAAPPRAGGLGGALDLAPWPKVDFARFGEIETRSLSRIRRLSKANLARNWAMIPHVTQFDEADVTDLEALRHELGEAHARDGVRITMLAFVLKALVRALAEYPEFNSSLDGENLILRKYFHFGFAADTPEGLVVPVVRDVDKKGVLQIARETAALAQAAREGKLKMADIQGGCFTVSSLGGIGGTAFTPIINAPEVAILGLSRLATKPVWRDGAFVPRLMLPFSLSYDHRVIDGALAARFVTYLSAILADMRRALL
- a CDS encoding alpha/beta fold hydrolase, with product MSLITELPMYWLDGAVRALDGRRRGLSDHYPLSEDPPGVTPYEVVYEGGKVRLRRYAAQGRAHRTPLVFVYALIKRPFILDIYPGRSVMENLTRQGFDVYMVEWIPPSRADSWRGFDAYVNQDLGDTVHAVRNLTGAPKVSMLGYCFGGLLTLLYAALHPDEVKNLITLTTPFDTAVQGNPLYNLENRFSGQTVDLITSVYGNCPAWFIRGLFTATAVVHHAIDKYVGLYRNKEKEDYAEFFDLFEQWMSGDVPLAGRIFREMSREIFQKNLLKQGEFSVGGERVELANIVCPLLNAIGELDDVVFPASSLPLVDFVGSEDKRNLTFPAGHIGMIVSGAAQKHFWPEVGAWLAERD